Proteins encoded in a region of the Bacteroidota bacterium genome:
- a CDS encoding MBL fold metallo-hydrolase, protein MRCSCFVEVDGISLLIDAGPDLRTQALQAGIKQVDAVLITHHHFDHVVGLDDLRPYFFGNSAPIPCYAHPDTADTLRSMFKYIFEDGSYPGVAKLEMHNATKAFTASSRSDTGASVSVVPIPAFHGKMPIYGFRIGNFAYLTDTNCIPTESRALLRGLDVLVLDALRHEPHRSHFTIAEAIAVVEDLAPRQTYFTHMTHSILHAEEDQKLPNGMALGYDGLQFIAHEG, encoded by the coding sequence TTGCGATGCTCCTGTTTTGTGGAAGTAGACGGCATTAGTCTCCTCATCGATGCTGGCCCTGATTTGCGTACCCAGGCATTACAGGCGGGCATCAAACAGGTAGATGCTGTGCTGATTACCCATCACCACTTCGACCACGTTGTTGGCCTTGATGACCTGCGCCCCTATTTCTTCGGAAATAGTGCACCCATTCCCTGCTATGCCCATCCGGATACGGCAGATACGTTGCGCAGCATGTTTAAATACATCTTCGAGGATGGATCTTATCCTGGTGTGGCAAAACTCGAGATGCACAATGCAACAAAAGCATTCACCGCATCAAGTCGTTCAGATACCGGGGCTAGCGTTTCGGTTGTCCCCATCCCGGCGTTTCATGGTAAAATGCCGATTTATGGATTTAGGATCGGAAATTTTGCTTATTTAACAGACACAAATTGTATCCCCACCGAGAGCCGCGCATTACTGCGTGGGCTAGATGTGCTGGTGTTGGATGCACTCCGCCATGAACCACATCGGTCCCATTTTACGATTGCCGAAGCTATTGCCGTTGTAGAGGATCTTGCGCCGCGTCAGACGTACTTTACCCATATGACCCATTCTATTCTGCATGCAGAGGAAGATCAAAAGCTTCCAAACGGCATGGCGCTCGGCTATGATGGCTTGCAGTTTATCGCACACGAGGGTTGA